Proteins encoded together in one Deinococcus irradiatisoli window:
- a CDS encoding AfsR/SARP family transcriptional regulator, whose product MLKEIGGFLSSRQAHIRLFGPPEVSLDGVPLKLSRRGIALLTYLVLTERPQHRDTLAALLWSGPNSMNNLRVELSKLRAAGLELGPNGAPLVSFTADSDVQQWLSSAQNGAANLKAIQGLPLEGLEDVGGAAYQDWIQARRQRLIQLLTPAMNRLYLADTSEEFRRQLQDSAARLGILLVSLPQTGIGIQIVDEVSSALQEALKAATREPRLLVYSGRPGSGRGATLRAVSAAEGWLLAEVDVVKHPGLLVAAMIMRIIESLPPEDRPLLEQVLISAETPEANMIRLASLLRSLHRPLMLVLHGTRMLQAESVQHLEFLMNWPVPLVMVLMSSVADTAPLLRMLDEQARTRNRRLLSQPRLFPSALDGRVNSDPDSNGRVPAALKVLQQAEGWLAAAQVFLPQVSTSEFRFSTTERLRRLLLLDVDSAVPGFLETLSRLAALWTPFTEAQAALHLQDVVPAAQVEAVLARAMDANILVRAPAHITVRLPGLKWRVPDGDDPLVFASELQRAAFAGTLDANLRARLRRVAAVDDGAPTGWLPLLWQPASRNMERRSSQPRASTWLPGGYHLIVEQGQFHVLRLSVPQPNTQELTLRWDAPAGLPWTVTAQLGAFSGNRVDYPLGVCLSAGREVLAPPHMPPLNQLFSISGLTTKAGLELTIRASDLILTINQVSIGGQEMEF is encoded by the coding sequence TTGTTGAAGGAGATTGGAGGTTTCTTGAGCTCTCGCCAGGCACATATCCGCTTGTTTGGCCCTCCAGAAGTGTCGCTTGACGGTGTCCCTCTGAAGCTCTCACGCCGGGGTATCGCGCTCCTGACCTACCTGGTGCTCACGGAGCGGCCCCAGCACCGCGACACCCTGGCGGCCTTGCTCTGGAGCGGCCCGAACAGCATGAACAATTTGCGGGTCGAGCTTTCGAAGCTGCGTGCTGCAGGGCTGGAACTGGGTCCCAACGGAGCGCCCCTGGTGAGCTTCACGGCCGACAGCGATGTGCAGCAGTGGCTGAGCAGCGCGCAGAACGGCGCGGCCAACTTGAAAGCCATCCAGGGCCTGCCGCTCGAAGGGCTGGAGGACGTGGGCGGCGCAGCGTATCAGGACTGGATTCAGGCCCGACGTCAACGCCTGATTCAACTGCTGACCCCGGCGATGAACCGGCTCTATCTGGCCGACACGTCGGAAGAGTTCAGGCGTCAGCTGCAAGACAGTGCGGCGCGTCTCGGTATTCTGCTGGTCAGCTTGCCGCAGACCGGCATCGGCATACAGATTGTCGACGAGGTGTCGTCGGCGCTGCAAGAAGCGCTCAAGGCGGCGACGCGTGAGCCGCGGCTGCTGGTTTACAGTGGCCGGCCCGGAAGCGGTCGCGGCGCGACGTTGCGCGCCGTGAGTGCCGCAGAAGGCTGGCTCCTGGCCGAAGTGGACGTGGTCAAGCATCCAGGTCTGCTGGTGGCGGCCATGATCATGCGGATCATCGAGAGTCTGCCGCCGGAAGACCGGCCTCTTCTTGAACAGGTGCTGATCTCGGCAGAAACGCCCGAGGCCAACATGATTCGCCTGGCTTCACTGCTGCGGAGTCTCCACCGGCCGCTGATGCTGGTGTTGCATGGCACGCGGATGTTGCAGGCGGAATCGGTGCAGCACCTTGAATTCCTGATGAACTGGCCGGTGCCGCTGGTGATGGTTCTGATGTCGTCGGTGGCCGACACGGCGCCGCTCCTCCGTATGCTCGATGAGCAGGCCAGAACCCGGAACCGGAGGCTGCTCAGCCAGCCACGGCTGTTTCCCTCGGCGCTGGACGGCCGGGTGAATAGCGACCCGGATTCGAACGGCAGGGTGCCGGCAGCCCTCAAAGTTCTGCAACAAGCTGAAGGTTGGCTCGCGGCGGCTCAGGTCTTTTTGCCCCAGGTGTCCACGTCCGAGTTCCGCTTTTCGACCACCGAGCGGTTGCGCCGCTTGCTGCTGCTCGATGTGGACAGTGCCGTTCCCGGCTTCCTGGAAACCCTGAGCCGGTTGGCGGCATTGTGGACGCCGTTCACCGAAGCGCAAGCGGCGCTGCACCTTCAGGACGTGGTACCGGCGGCGCAGGTCGAAGCGGTGCTGGCACGGGCCATGGACGCCAACATCCTGGTGCGGGCACCCGCCCACATCACCGTGCGTCTGCCGGGCCTGAAGTGGCGGGTACCTGACGGTGACGATCCCCTGGTCTTTGCCAGTGAACTGCAGCGCGCCGCGTTTGCCGGCACGCTGGACGCCAATTTGCGGGCGCGGCTGCGGCGCGTCGCGGCTGTCGACGATGGTGCGCCCACAGGTTGGTTGCCGCTTCTCTGGCAGCCTGCGTCGAGAAACATGGAGCGCAGGAGTTCTCAGCCCCGCGCCTCGACCTGGCTACCGGGCGGCTATCACCTGATCGTCGAGCAAGGGCAGTTTCATGTGCTGCGCCTGAGCGTACCCCAGCCAAACACCCAGGAACTGACGCTGCGCTGGGATGCGCCGGCTGGCCTGCCGTGGACCGTCACGGCGCAGCTGGGCGCTTTTTCGGGCAACCGCGTCGATTATCCGCTGGGCGTCTGCCTGTCGGCCGGCCGAGAAGTGCTCGCGCCGCCGCACATGCCGCCGTTGAATCAGCTGTTCAGCATTTCGGGCCTGACCACCAAGGCGGGGCTGGAATTGACGATCAGGGCAAGTGACCTGATCCTGACCATTAATCAAGTCAGCATTGGAGGTCAGGAAATGGAGTTTTAG
- a CDS encoding NUDIX domain-containing protein encodes MPALPFHLVAWTLLEREGKILLARRSNVSYGNGLWGLPGGHVEDDETLVQAAAREAFEEVGVRLDPAALTLLGMTRYVDASGEEVVRGLDAFYLATRWKGQPYPAQECSEVGWFSPDALPPDCLPWLGKVMQTHLAERVEWQEDFS; translated from the coding sequence ATGCCTGCCTTGCCTTTTCATCTGGTCGCCTGGACCCTGCTGGAGCGCGAAGGAAAAATTCTGCTGGCCCGGCGCAGCAACGTGAGTTACGGCAACGGGCTGTGGGGTCTGCCCGGCGGCCATGTGGAAGACGATGAGACCCTGGTGCAGGCCGCCGCTCGCGAGGCGTTCGAGGAGGTGGGCGTGCGCCTCGACCCGGCGGCGCTGACTTTGCTGGGCATGACCCGCTACGTGGACGCCAGCGGTGAAGAGGTGGTGCGCGGCCTGGACGCCTTTTACCTGGCGACGCGCTGGAAAGGTCAGCCGTACCCGGCCCAGGAATGCTCGGAAGTCGGCTGGTTTTCGCCGGACGCTTTGCCGCCGGATTGTTTGCCGTGGCTCGGCAAGGTGATGCAGACGCATCTGGCCGAGCGGGTGGAGTGGCAGGAAGATTTCAGTTAA